The following proteins are encoded in a genomic region of Caldalkalibacillus thermarum:
- a CDS encoding rhodanese-like domain-containing protein, with product MAYEYDGVKQLDTEEVMEIFKTKPKNVVLLDVREPHEYNAGHIPGIQLLPTSEFIERYEQELDPEKEYVVVCRSGNRSHMVCKFLQEQGFKKCANYAQGMLDWPGPFETANLPPTGGQRW from the coding sequence ATGGCTTACGAATATGATGGTGTCAAGCAGTTGGACACGGAAGAAGTGATGGAAATCTTTAAAACCAAACCGAAGAATGTTGTCTTATTAGATGTTCGGGAACCCCATGAATATAATGCCGGTCATATTCCCGGCATTCAGCTTTTGCCTACCAGTGAGTTTATTGAGCGTTATGAACAGGAGTTGGACCCGGAAAAAGAATATGTCGTGGTCTGCCGCAGCGGCAACCGCAGCCACATGGTATGCAAATTCCTGCAAGAACAAGGATTCAAAAAATGTGCCAACTATGCCCAAGGCATGCTCGACTGGCCTGGCCCTTTTGAAACA